From the Oleiphilus messinensis genome, one window contains:
- the nudF gene encoding ADP-ribose diphosphatase — translation MTGEKTSVPEQQFGHDDFEETGREPGYQGFFRVDKVTIRHRLFKGGWSPELHREVFVRGNATCALPYDPDTDKVILLEQFRIGALENDASPWLLELIAGMNEIGESSEDVVRREGVEEAGLTLEQLYPVCSYFVSPGGTSEKIDIFCAKVSASAAGGIHGLEAEGEDIKVHVVDREVAYGMVESGLINNAAAIIALQWLQMNHEKLAAQWAR, via the coding sequence ATGACAGGTGAAAAAACGTCGGTACCAGAGCAACAGTTTGGTCACGATGACTTTGAGGAAACCGGGCGCGAGCCCGGATATCAGGGCTTTTTTCGTGTCGATAAAGTCACGATCAGGCACCGCCTGTTCAAAGGAGGGTGGTCGCCGGAACTGCATCGTGAGGTTTTTGTCCGGGGTAATGCGACTTGCGCATTACCCTATGACCCCGATACGGATAAAGTGATATTGCTTGAGCAGTTTCGTATAGGTGCCCTCGAAAATGATGCCTCGCCCTGGCTTTTAGAGCTGATTGCCGGTATGAACGAAATCGGGGAGAGCTCGGAGGATGTTGTGCGCCGGGAGGGTGTTGAAGAAGCGGGCCTGACTCTGGAGCAGCTTTATCCCGTATGTTCTTACTTTGTTTCACCGGGAGGGACGTCAGAGAAAATTGATATTTTTTGTGCTAAAGTAAGCGCGTCAGCTGCTGGAGGCATACATGGTCTCGAAGCGGAAGGCGAAGATATCAAGGTTCATGTGGTGGATCGGGAAGTTGCTTATGGTATGGTGGAATCGGGCCTGATCAACAACGCTGCAGCGATTATTGCGTTGCAGTGGTTGCAAATGAATCATGAGAAGCTTGCAGCGCAATGGGCCAGGTAA
- a CDS encoding DUF1249 domain-containing protein, giving the protein MVATSKNRYDTRSHRYVADLTKLGACYEANYRRLIKLIPDQGGWDEVSYKLGRSSDLFGVVKISLLESTKYTDTLLLEQVHNTGRWLNNPQITVRLYHDASVAEVMSCYRHRRIEAVNAYPNRFMHHPDEKVQINAFLAEWLSFCLQFGASHFEIPTKM; this is encoded by the coding sequence ATGGTTGCCACCAGTAAAAATCGATACGACACACGATCTCATCGTTATGTCGCCGACTTGACGAAGCTGGGGGCGTGTTATGAGGCCAATTACCGACGTTTGATCAAGTTGATACCCGATCAGGGTGGCTGGGATGAAGTGTCATACAAGCTTGGCCGTTCCAGTGACTTGTTTGGTGTGGTTAAAATCTCGCTTCTGGAGTCTACAAAGTACACCGATACGTTGCTCTTGGAGCAGGTTCACAATACTGGGCGGTGGCTAAATAATCCACAGATTACAGTCAGGCTTTACCATGATGCAAGTGTGGCAGAGGTGATGAGTTGCTACCGTCATCGTCGCATTGAAGCGGTCAATGCTTATCCTAATCGATTTATGCACCACCCGGATGAAAAGGTACAAATTAATGCTTTTTTGGCGGAGTGGTTGTCATTTTGTCTGCAATTCGGTGCGTCACATTTCGAAATTCCGACTAAAATGTGA
- the cpdA gene encoding 3',5'-cyclic-AMP phosphodiesterase: MKKNNSSIHVLQLTDPHLRKEVDGQLLGMNTRDSLDAVIQLVLSEQEQPDILLATGDISQDGSVEAYDAFIKQTRTFACPQFWLAGNHDDVDNMARAASGTTAMDKVVQIGGWQIIMLDSSVPGKVYGRIDDADLRLLESTLRDEPNKHTLVCLHHHPVDIDCKWLDTIGLKNRDEFLAIIKSAANVRAVLWGHIHQEFELEWNGIPFLATPSTCVQFEPKSSDFAVGTQSPGYRWLTLNADGRVETAVYRADHIDFQVDLNSKGY; this comes from the coding sequence ATGAAGAAAAATAACAGTTCGATTCATGTTTTACAGCTGACGGACCCACATTTACGTAAAGAGGTGGATGGGCAACTGCTGGGCATGAATACCCGTGACAGTCTGGATGCCGTGATTCAGCTTGTCTTGTCGGAGCAGGAGCAGCCCGATATTTTGCTGGCAACCGGTGACATTTCACAGGATGGCTCGGTTGAGGCCTATGACGCTTTTATCAAACAGACCCGCACTTTTGCTTGCCCGCAATTCTGGCTGGCAGGAAATCACGATGACGTAGACAATATGGCCCGAGCGGCATCGGGAACGACGGCCATGGATAAAGTCGTACAGATTGGGGGATGGCAAATTATTATGCTGGACTCATCTGTTCCCGGCAAAGTGTATGGGCGAATTGATGACGCTGATCTGAGGCTTCTGGAGAGTACGCTTCGGGATGAGCCCAACAAACACACACTGGTTTGTCTTCACCATCACCCCGTCGATATCGATTGCAAATGGCTGGATACGATTGGACTTAAGAATCGGGACGAGTTTTTGGCAATTATAAAATCCGCTGCCAACGTCCGGGCTGTTTTGTGGGGGCATATTCATCAAGAATTTGAGCTGGAGTGGAACGGCATCCCGTTTTTGGCCACCCCTTCAACTTGTGTACAATTCGAACCCAAATCTTCGGATTTTGCCGTTGGCACTCAGTCTCCAGGTTATCGGTGGCTGACTCTGAATGCCGATGGACGTGTTGAAACTGCTGTTTATCGAGCGGATCATATCGACTTTCAGGTCGACTTGAACAGTAAAGGCTACTGA
- a CDS encoding YqiA/YcfP family alpha/beta fold hydrolase, with translation MCPVPCSLLYVHGFKSSSHSYKARNLRCGLRNYSRDVGFDVPDLPYTPAEAIGLLTELIETRLSSGGHLALVGSSLGAFYALYLANHFDLRSVLINPALRPDLLLPAYLGENTNLYTGEVFVLHEEHIDQLRALRVHQVRSPDRHLVLTQSGDQTLDYREALSIMSNSPAWIQYGGSHDFDDFTKVHRAIFSFLKLPALV, from the coding sequence ATGTGTCCTGTCCCCTGTAGTTTGCTCTATGTCCATGGTTTCAAAAGTTCATCTCACTCATATAAAGCACGAAATCTGCGTTGCGGCTTGCGCAACTATTCCCGTGATGTTGGGTTCGATGTGCCGGATCTACCGTATACCCCTGCAGAGGCCATAGGGTTGCTCACCGAGCTGATTGAGACCAGGCTGTCCTCTGGTGGTCACCTGGCGTTGGTGGGAAGCTCCTTGGGGGCGTTCTATGCGCTGTATCTAGCGAATCATTTCGACTTGCGGAGTGTTTTGATTAACCCGGCATTGCGCCCGGATTTACTGTTACCAGCGTATCTGGGAGAAAATACGAATCTGTATACCGGCGAAGTATTTGTCTTGCATGAAGAGCATATTGATCAACTGCGAGCCTTACGTGTTCATCAGGTTCGCTCGCCAGACAGGCATCTAGTCTTGACCCAAAGTGGTGATCAGACGCTGGATTACCGCGAAGCATTGAGCATAATGTCAAACAGCCCGGCATGGATACAGTATGGCGGTAGTCATGATTTTGATGATTTCACAAAAGTCCACCGTGCTATTTTTTCGTTCCTGAAACTGCCGGCTTTGGTCTAA
- the gcvT gene encoding glycine cleavage system aminomethyltransferase GcvT, translating to MGLKTFLYDCHVTAGAKIVDFGGWDMPIHYGSQLEEHHVVRRDAGMFDVSHMTIVDVAGAAATEFLRYVLANDVARLNDNGKALYSALLDEKGHVLDDLIVYRFSDWYRVVVNCATREKDLNWLHLQAKNYDVTVKERPELAMIAVQGPRALEKVAKTVDSGAQAVIESLAQFQAGESGDLMYCRTGYTGEDGLEIILPGDQAQGFWQALLGAQVQPCGLGARDTLRLEAGMNLYGSDMDESVSPLEANMGWTIAWEPLERDFIGRKALEAQKQSGIPSTLVGLVFDGRGVLRAHQKIIAENGIEGEITSGSFSPTLGVSIAFARLPVAAQGGLDVDIRGKRQPVKLTRPPFVRNGKSMIKED from the coding sequence ATGGGATTGAAAACGTTTCTGTACGATTGCCATGTAACCGCTGGCGCCAAAATTGTTGATTTTGGGGGGTGGGATATGCCCATCCATTATGGGTCTCAATTGGAAGAGCACCATGTTGTGCGTCGGGATGCCGGTATGTTCGATGTATCCCATATGACAATTGTCGATGTGGCTGGCGCTGCAGCAACTGAATTTTTGCGTTATGTGCTGGCAAATGATGTTGCCAGGTTGAATGATAATGGCAAAGCACTCTACAGCGCTCTGCTTGATGAAAAAGGTCACGTACTCGATGACCTTATCGTTTATCGGTTTAGTGATTGGTATCGTGTCGTGGTGAATTGCGCGACACGAGAGAAGGACTTAAATTGGTTGCATTTACAGGCCAAGAACTATGATGTAACGGTTAAGGAGCGTCCTGAGCTGGCGATGATCGCGGTTCAGGGTCCCAGGGCGTTGGAAAAAGTCGCCAAGACAGTTGATTCTGGTGCTCAGGCTGTGATTGAATCTCTCGCCCAATTTCAGGCGGGGGAATCGGGTGACCTGATGTATTGCAGAACCGGCTATACCGGAGAGGATGGATTGGAAATCATTCTACCCGGTGATCAGGCTCAGGGTTTCTGGCAGGCGCTTCTGGGTGCACAGGTTCAGCCCTGCGGGCTGGGCGCTCGGGATACGCTCCGGTTGGAAGCGGGAATGAACTTATATGGTTCCGATATGGATGAATCGGTCAGTCCCCTCGAAGCAAATATGGGGTGGACTATCGCTTGGGAGCCATTGGAGCGAGACTTTATTGGCCGCAAAGCGCTCGAAGCGCAAAAACAAAGCGGAATCCCCTCGACGTTAGTTGGGCTTGTCTTTGATGGCAGAGGCGTTCTTCGTGCTCACCAGAAAATTATCGCTGAGAATGGCATTGAAGGTGAGATAACCAGTGGATCGTTTTCACCGACATTGGGTGTTTCCATCGCCTTTGCGCGACTACCTGTAGCTGCTCAGGGGGGATTGGACGTTGATATCAGGGGCAAAAGGCAGCCTGTCAAGTTAACCCGTCCGCCATTTGTACGAAACGGCAAGTCGATGATTAAAGAAGATTGA
- the gcvH gene encoding glycine cleavage system protein GcvH, whose translation MSQIPNELKYLSSHEWARLEGDGVVTVGITDHAQDLLGDVVFVELPEVDAELSAGDEAGVVESVKAASDIYSPVSGVVVAVNADLEESPDLVNSDPYNDGWFFKVKIKDPSELEGLLSADDYADVCEADD comes from the coding sequence ATGAGTCAAATACCAAATGAATTAAAATATCTATCCAGTCATGAGTGGGCCAGACTGGAAGGTGACGGCGTTGTGACCGTAGGTATTACTGATCATGCACAAGACTTGCTGGGGGATGTTGTTTTTGTCGAACTCCCTGAAGTTGATGCCGAGTTGAGTGCTGGTGATGAGGCTGGTGTGGTGGAGTCGGTCAAGGCCGCATCGGATATTTATAGTCCCGTCTCCGGTGTGGTGGTGGCGGTCAATGCTGACCTGGAAGAATCGCCCGATCTGGTTAATTCTGATCCCTACAACGATGGCTGGTTCTTCAAAGTAAAAATCAAAGATCCAAGCGAGTTGGAAGGGCTGCTGAGCGCCGATGATTATGCGGATGTTTGTGAAGCTGATGATTAA
- the gcvPA gene encoding aminomethyl-transferring glycine dehydrogenase subunit GcvPA, giving the protein MPFIPHTEDDVRRMLDTIGVQSIDELFDEIPSTLRCEALKHVPSGLTEMEMLRKLSERAEMDEGALCFLGAGAYEHHIPSVVWDIASRGEFMTAYTPYQAEASQGTLQLIYEFQSMMTALTGLDVSNASLYDGASGLAEAVLMAVRANRKSKSRKVLSLGSVNPRYRQAVENIVTNQDIELEVVDVDPNNLQTPTSVLAAYEGQDYAALLVQQPSYFGQLEDVNALTDWAHAQGMLVIAVVNPTSLALLTPPGEWGSTGADIAVGDGQPLGLPLASGGPYFGFICCKKAFVRQMPGRIIGRTVDMEGQPGFTLTLQAREQHIRRSKATSNICTNQGLAVTAATVYMSLLGGEGLRQVALASHENTQSLRALLSAIEGVEVIQNTGPVFHEFVVRTKAPVHLVIEHMESGGIMPGVDLQADYPQLGEAMLVCVTETKTENDLKLYAHKLQAVLSELENV; this is encoded by the coding sequence ATGCCTTTCATTCCCCATACCGAAGACGATGTGCGACGCATGTTGGATACCATCGGTGTCCAGAGTATCGACGAGCTTTTTGACGAAATCCCGTCAACCCTGCGCTGTGAAGCCCTTAAGCATGTACCATCGGGCCTCACGGAGATGGAGATGTTGAGAAAATTGTCCGAGCGGGCCGAAATGGACGAGGGAGCCTTGTGTTTCCTCGGCGCTGGAGCATACGAGCATCATATCCCAAGTGTCGTATGGGATATCGCCAGTCGTGGTGAGTTTATGACGGCTTACACGCCTTATCAGGCGGAGGCGAGCCAGGGCACGTTGCAGTTGATTTATGAGTTTCAGTCGATGATGACAGCGCTCACGGGATTGGATGTCTCTAATGCATCGCTTTATGATGGTGCTTCCGGACTGGCGGAGGCGGTATTGATGGCGGTTCGGGCAAACCGCAAGTCAAAAAGCCGGAAAGTATTGAGTTTAGGGTCGGTGAATCCTCGATATCGTCAAGCCGTCGAGAATATTGTCACCAACCAGGATATTGAGCTCGAAGTGGTTGACGTTGATCCGAACAATTTACAGACGCCGACTAGCGTACTCGCGGCGTATGAAGGGCAGGACTATGCCGCGTTGCTGGTTCAGCAACCCAGTTATTTCGGACAGCTCGAAGATGTGAACGCGCTGACGGATTGGGCGCACGCTCAGGGTATGCTGGTTATCGCCGTAGTCAATCCGACTTCATTGGCATTGTTAACTCCTCCGGGGGAATGGGGGAGTACCGGGGCTGATATTGCTGTGGGTGATGGTCAGCCTCTGGGGTTGCCACTCGCTTCAGGTGGTCCTTATTTTGGTTTCATCTGCTGTAAAAAAGCCTTTGTAAGACAAATGCCGGGAAGAATCATTGGTCGTACTGTTGATATGGAAGGCCAGCCTGGATTTACGCTGACGTTGCAGGCTCGTGAACAGCACATACGTCGCTCCAAAGCAACTTCAAATATCTGTACGAATCAGGGGTTGGCCGTAACCGCTGCCACGGTGTACATGAGTCTCCTTGGTGGCGAAGGCTTGCGCCAGGTTGCTTTGGCCAGTCATGAAAATACCCAATCGTTACGAGCACTTTTGAGCGCAATCGAAGGCGTCGAGGTGATCCAGAATACTGGCCCGGTTTTCCATGAATTTGTAGTTCGAACCAAAGCTCCCGTTCATTTAGTCATTGAGCATATGGAGTCAGGTGGCATCATGCCAGGTGTTGATCTCCAGGCTGATTATCCACAACTGGGTGAAGCTATGCTGGTTTGTGTAACTGAAACCAAAACGGAAAATGATCTGAAGTTGTATGCCCATAAACTGCAAGCGGTGCTGTCTGAATTGGAGAATGTGTGA
- the gcvPB gene encoding aminomethyl-transferring glycine dehydrogenase subunit GcvPB — protein sequence MLIFERGKSGRRATAQAPKNRPDASTIPDSLLRKAAAPLPEVSELQVVRHFTNLSRKNFSIDTQFYPLGSCTMKYNPRGAHKAASLPGFLRRHPLASDRFSQGFLSCVYDLQEILKDVTGMAGVSLAPMAGAQGEFAGVAMIKAYHQKRGDDARQEILVPSAAHGTNPATAVMCGYKVRELPVKDDGDVDIDALRESVGPQTAGIMLTNPSTCGVFERQIKEIAQIVHDAGGLLYYDGANLNAILGKVRPGDMGFDVMHMNLHKTFATPHGGGGPGSGPVAVNERLLPFLPTPIAGREDVGGEASYCWLDKEALPDTIGALSAFMGNAGIVLRAYAYAVLLGAEGLVRVGEFATLNANYMAKLMEQAGFKLAYPGRRATHEFIVTMSPQVKSFDVNAMDFAKRLLDYGYHAPTTYFPLLVPECLLIEPTETESPDEIEGFVLAMTKILEEAQNTPELVKAAPYNLPVRRLDDVRAARELDLAYRREA from the coding sequence ATGTTGATTTTCGAACGTGGAAAAAGTGGTCGAAGAGCGACAGCTCAGGCGCCGAAGAATCGTCCAGATGCCAGCACAATCCCGGATTCTTTGTTACGCAAAGCAGCGGCCCCGCTGCCGGAAGTTTCAGAATTACAAGTGGTGCGCCATTTTACTAACCTCTCCCGTAAAAACTTCTCGATCGATACGCAGTTCTACCCTCTGGGGTCTTGTACCATGAAGTATAACCCTCGAGGCGCGCACAAGGCGGCGAGCTTACCCGGCTTCCTTCGACGTCATCCATTGGCATCGGACCGGTTTAGTCAGGGCTTTTTATCCTGTGTTTATGATCTTCAGGAGATTTTGAAAGATGTTACCGGGATGGCGGGTGTATCTTTGGCGCCTATGGCGGGTGCTCAGGGCGAGTTTGCGGGCGTCGCAATGATCAAAGCCTACCATCAGAAGCGAGGAGATGACGCTCGGCAGGAGATACTGGTTCCATCTGCAGCACATGGAACCAATCCGGCAACGGCGGTGATGTGTGGTTATAAGGTTCGGGAATTACCGGTTAAAGATGACGGTGATGTGGATATTGATGCGTTACGGGAATCAGTCGGCCCGCAAACTGCGGGTATTATGTTGACCAATCCATCCACTTGTGGTGTGTTCGAACGTCAGATCAAGGAAATTGCACAAATCGTCCATGATGCGGGTGGCTTACTCTATTATGATGGAGCAAACCTGAATGCAATTCTGGGGAAAGTGCGACCGGGGGATATGGGATTCGATGTGATGCACATGAATCTTCATAAGACTTTCGCGACACCCCATGGTGGTGGTGGCCCGGGTTCCGGACCTGTGGCTGTGAATGAGCGCTTGTTGCCTTTTCTGCCCACACCCATTGCTGGACGAGAGGATGTTGGTGGTGAAGCATCATATTGCTGGCTGGATAAAGAAGCGTTGCCGGATACCATTGGTGCGTTATCCGCGTTTATGGGGAATGCCGGTATCGTGCTGAGAGCCTATGCCTACGCTGTGCTCCTTGGCGCTGAGGGATTGGTGAGAGTCGGTGAGTTTGCGACATTGAATGCAAACTACATGGCAAAACTGATGGAACAAGCTGGATTCAAATTGGCCTATCCTGGTCGACGAGCTACCCATGAGTTCATCGTTACAATGAGCCCTCAGGTTAAATCCTTTGATGTTAACGCGATGGATTTCGCCAAACGATTGCTTGATTACGGCTACCATGCTCCGACAACCTACTTCCCCCTGCTCGTGCCAGAATGTCTTTTGATTGAGCCCACGGAAACCGAATCGCCAGATGAAATAGAAGGCTTTGTCCTTGCCATGACGAAGATTCTGGAGGAGGCGCAAAATACCCCTGAGCTAGTAAAAGCTGCGCCTTACAATCTTCCAGTGCGCCGACTGGATGATGTGCGCGCTGCGCGGGAGTTGGATTTGGCCTATCGTCGAGAAGCCTGA
- a CDS encoding HDOD domain-containing protein, with protein sequence MSSELTEEQIKNILQGIKIPPQPQILVDLQMEQAMPDPDIRQIARLVSQDVGLSGTMLKFVNSPFFGLSNKITSIEQAVSLLGLNSVINILNGLSIKGEMTDEKIASLTRFWDTANDIAMVSATIAKQIGYHSPDAAYSLGLFHNAGIPLMYSRFDNYDDIMQEAYSGVDIRIIDTENRLLNTNHAVIGYYTAKSWNLPRLICEVIAEHHSAQTIFEKKDGQNQDKKTLLAILKIAEHICGNYRVLGNQNIDYEWQASGDDILEYVGLTSIDIGDMKDNFQDMGVSVFTD encoded by the coding sequence GTGTCATCCGAATTAACTGAAGAACAAATCAAAAACATCCTTCAAGGCATCAAGATACCGCCGCAACCACAAATTCTGGTTGATCTGCAGATGGAGCAGGCAATGCCTGATCCGGATATCCGGCAAATCGCACGCCTGGTCAGCCAGGACGTTGGCCTGTCTGGAACCATGCTGAAATTTGTCAATTCCCCTTTTTTCGGACTTTCAAATAAAATTACTTCCATTGAGCAAGCCGTGTCTCTTCTGGGTCTGAATAGCGTTATTAATATTCTGAACGGGCTTTCGATCAAGGGCGAAATGACCGATGAAAAAATCGCATCACTCACTCGTTTTTGGGACACCGCCAACGATATTGCTATGGTTTCAGCAACGATCGCCAAACAGATCGGCTATCACAGCCCCGATGCAGCCTATTCCCTGGGTCTGTTCCATAATGCGGGCATTCCGTTGATGTATTCCCGCTTCGACAACTATGACGATATCATGCAAGAAGCCTATTCCGGGGTCGACATTCGTATCATTGATACGGAAAACCGTCTGTTAAACACCAATCATGCCGTAATCGGATATTACACCGCCAAGTCCTGGAACCTACCGCGCCTGATCTGTGAAGTTATCGCTGAACACCACAGTGCGCAAACGATATTCGAGAAAAAGGATGGTCAGAATCAAGACAAGAAAACCCTCTTGGCAATCCTGAAAATTGCAGAGCACATCTGTGGCAACTATCGAGTCCTGGGCAACCAGAATATCGACTATGAGTGGCAGGCATCAGGCGATGATATTTTGGAATATGTCGGCTTGACTTCAATTGATATTGGCGACATGAAAGATAATTTTCAGGATATGGGCGTATCTGTTTTCACTGACTAG
- a CDS encoding class I SAM-dependent rRNA methyltransferase — translation MDTKVLRLRGNADKRIRAGHVWVYSNEVDTLKTPLTGFTAGDQVVIENAAGKALGTAFVNPNTLICARLISRSPKTFLNKKQIQNRIECALRLRSLNFALPYYRLVFGDSDALPGLVVDRFDDVCVVQISSAGMEQCKTAIITALNNVLAPKSIIFKNDGKMRRVEGLDTYVECVGENCDYLRVVENGVEFVVPIQGAQKTGWFYDHRVNRAMLQPYVQGKRVLDLFSYVGGWGLQAAAFGAEQVVAVDVSAGALEVLNENARLQGVEARTSTIRGDVFEVVEQMLQDKEKFDLVIADPPAFIPRRKDIKAGERAYGRLNEIALRLLSREGILVSASCSMHLEANRHIDLIRAAGRQVDRFVQVLGRGHQGPDHPILPAIPETDYIKAVFVRSLPSV, via the coding sequence ATGGATACAAAAGTTCTAAGACTTCGTGGTAATGCGGACAAGCGTATTCGCGCTGGTCACGTTTGGGTGTACAGTAATGAGGTTGATACGCTCAAAACACCGCTTACCGGATTTACGGCGGGTGATCAGGTGGTCATCGAAAATGCCGCAGGGAAAGCGCTTGGAACGGCATTTGTTAATCCGAATACATTAATTTGCGCGCGTTTGATTTCCCGCTCCCCTAAAACCTTCCTGAATAAAAAACAGATCCAGAATAGAATAGAATGTGCACTCAGACTACGCAGTCTGAATTTTGCATTGCCATACTATCGTTTGGTGTTTGGAGATAGCGATGCGCTGCCCGGGTTGGTTGTTGATCGTTTTGACGATGTGTGTGTGGTCCAGATTTCATCCGCGGGTATGGAACAATGTAAAACAGCGATTATTACCGCGCTGAATAATGTACTCGCACCGAAGTCAATTATATTCAAAAATGATGGCAAGATGAGGCGTGTAGAGGGGCTGGACACCTATGTGGAATGTGTCGGTGAAAACTGTGATTACCTGAGGGTTGTTGAGAACGGCGTCGAGTTCGTCGTTCCGATTCAGGGCGCCCAGAAAACCGGATGGTTTTATGACCACAGGGTTAACCGTGCGATGCTTCAACCTTATGTTCAAGGTAAGCGTGTCTTGGATTTATTTTCTTATGTTGGTGGCTGGGGGCTGCAAGCCGCCGCATTCGGGGCTGAACAAGTGGTTGCTGTGGATGTTTCTGCCGGAGCATTGGAGGTGTTGAATGAGAATGCCCGTCTGCAAGGCGTAGAGGCACGAACCAGCACAATCCGTGGTGACGTCTTTGAAGTTGTGGAGCAAATGCTGCAAGATAAGGAAAAGTTTGATCTGGTTATTGCTGATCCCCCTGCATTTATACCCCGTCGCAAAGATATCAAAGCAGGTGAGCGGGCCTATGGAAGGTTGAATGAAATAGCATTACGGCTCTTGAGTCGAGAAGGGATTTTGGTTTCGGCTTCCTGTTCCATGCATCTGGAAGCAAATCGCCATATTGATTTGATTCGTGCCGCTGGCCGACAAGTCGACCGATTTGTCCAGGTGCTCGGGCGTGGTCACCAAGGTCCGGATCATCCAATCTTGCCGGCGATCCCGGAAACCGATTATATAAAAGCTGTTTTTGTCAGATCTCTACCGAGTGTTTAG
- a CDS encoding imelysin family protein, translating to MESHFPTLMNSRIPGLAVVCSLLLLSGCEPDNGTTGSNPQFNSQTNIEHPGALTISPLVPPFLTTAQEVHLQLREATAAMDTHIIELVTAPSAEKLEASRKAWQTAHSLLTAAKLFQYLPVKHPELYSGSELDPESTGEDNTNEASTKHSLWVQLDQAPLLPGYLDSVQGYPLSGLVHSEMSLTREALLAQHQFADTYYVAVGFHALEFLLWGESGARPISDFLVPETAEVSPEARRLRLIKIISSLAAEDTNRLCSIWLNDSSYFTKKITDGTSRHFQEQTVLEAIRGSIYHQIHDSDMGSLSLSHSEFSAAGKTDLSALLSFIQSFTGIPEVTARLNELDKKDTDISLIQLINELGKQISEWPTEAGTKQAKDDNVLDAQQRAVSRITHLQKQIDSRLNALINQ from the coding sequence TTGGAAAGTCATTTCCCTACGCTGATGAACTCCCGTATACCAGGACTGGCTGTTGTATGCAGCCTGCTGCTGCTTTCTGGATGTGAACCAGATAACGGCACGACAGGATCAAACCCGCAATTCAACAGTCAGACAAATATTGAGCACCCAGGCGCTTTGACGATTTCGCCTTTGGTGCCCCCTTTTTTAACCACGGCACAAGAAGTCCACCTCCAGCTTCGCGAAGCTACAGCAGCGATGGACACACACATCATTGAGCTTGTCACTGCACCATCGGCTGAAAAGCTCGAAGCAAGTCGCAAAGCGTGGCAAACAGCACACTCATTGTTAACAGCAGCAAAATTATTTCAGTATTTACCCGTGAAACACCCAGAACTGTATTCAGGATCCGAGCTGGATCCTGAGTCAACTGGAGAGGATAATACCAATGAGGCATCGACTAAGCATTCATTATGGGTACAACTGGATCAGGCTCCGCTACTACCCGGCTATTTGGATTCCGTGCAAGGCTATCCGCTTTCCGGCCTCGTGCACAGTGAAATGAGCCTCACCCGGGAGGCACTCCTGGCCCAACATCAATTTGCTGACACCTACTATGTCGCAGTGGGCTTTCACGCACTGGAATTTTTGCTTTGGGGTGAGTCAGGAGCTCGCCCCATTTCCGATTTTTTAGTACCGGAGACCGCCGAAGTTTCGCCCGAAGCTCGACGTTTGCGCTTAATCAAAATTATTTCCAGTCTGGCAGCTGAAGATACAAATAGGCTTTGTAGTATCTGGTTGAATGACTCCAGCTACTTCACAAAGAAAATAACGGACGGGACAAGCAGACATTTTCAAGAACAGACTGTGCTCGAAGCCATTCGTGGCTCGATTTATCACCAGATTCATGATTCAGACATGGGCAGCCTATCTTTGTCGCACTCAGAATTTAGCGCAGCAGGGAAAACAGACTTGTCAGCCCTACTTTCCTTCATCCAGTCTTTTACAGGAATACCTGAAGTGACAGCGCGACTGAATGAACTGGATAAGAAAGACACGGATATCAGTCTCATTCAATTAATCAACGAGCTTGGCAAACAAATTAGCGAATGGCCAACAGAGGCAGGAACCAAGCAAGCTAAAGATGACAACGTTTTGGATGCCCAACAAAGGGCAGTCAGTCGAATTACGCATCTCCAGAAGCAGATTGATTCACGCCTGAATGCCCTGATCAACCAATAG